TTTTGTCATGTTGTATCATCCTTTCAAATTAGATTACATAGTAATCGTAACACATGCCATCTATTCGCGCGAATATTTTGCTCACACGTTACAGGTCAGTGGATTACTCCTCTTGATGCCATTGACTCAACTGTAATCTCGTAAAATTTTCTGCATTATCCTGACATAATTTTCCCTCGAATGGTACTTCGTACGCTAATTTTTTACCTAAATGGGTAAATTCAATGACTGCATTATGACTTTTTTGGCGCACATTGAACGCATTAATTTCATGCCATGGCATCAATAAAAAATTTCCTGCTTGTGTATGGCTGATTTCTTTTTCGTGGATGCCTTTTGTATCAAAGTATAATATAAAGGAACGACTAGAATCCCAAGTATAAAACACATTGCTAATGAGTAATTTGATAAGACTAGATTTTGCATCATTGTGCTTAAAAGTAATTAAAAAGTTATCTGTATTACCAAAAATTGCTTCAACTTTCTGTTGAATCTCTTCGGATTGATTAAACATCATCCCCATGTTGTCTCCCCCTCCAATTTATATCTACTTAATTATCCATTTCAATAATCTCTTGAATCGTTTCCGTCTTCCTCTTCCTTTGTTCCGATTCTTTCAGTCGAAATGCCATCACTGACATAATAATTTTTTGATAGTCCAATAAAATCCACTGCTCCTTTAGCATAGTTAAACTATTTGAAAATAAACACATCAGTAATATTTTTATCGAGTACTTTACATATTTTATATGCTGTTTCTAGGGTAGGACTAATCGTCTTATTTTCATAAGCCATAATTGAACGCCGCTTCAAACCGACAGCTTTAGCTAATTTATGTTGCGACAAACCTTTTTCTTTGCGATATTCTGCAATCCGGTTATCAATTTCTACCTCCATCGCCTCACATCCAAACTATTATTGTTACATTTATAGTACCATAAATGATAAAGTTAATCCAATACTTATTCGATTTTTTTACATTTAACCTGAATTCCCGAATACATAAACAGGATAATCACAATTAATGTTGATTTATCAATGTTTTTAGCTAGTTAAATACAATTTTTATATAGTTATGCGTTGTTTCAAACGTAACGTTGAAATCATTTTTCGCTTTCTTTTAAACGTTGAAATATCAACGATTTTTCGAAAACAAACTAATTATTTTCTGTGAAATTGTTATGAATCCGGGAATTCAGGTTTTAAAACGTTGAAAAGACAAATAAACACTAACAGTTTAACTGCTAGTGTTTTATATAGTTTAAAGCGCACATTGTCGTACTAGTTTTTTTACTCGCCTGTTCGGTAGGTTGTACGTAAGTTAATAGTACGTCCGAATGGCATGATTTCGAAATTCTTCACGTCTTGACTGAGCAAGAATGAGGTAGATACTTGGTATAAGGCAGATACAACAGCATCTTCTTCTACCATAATTTTTTCTGCTGCAATTAATGCTTCACGGCGTTTAGCTGGGTCATTAGCATATTCATTACGTGCTTGATTAATTAATTTATCCACTTCTTCATTTGAATACTCAGCGAAGTTTATACCACCATCTGTTTGCAATTGCTCTACAAAGTTCATCGCATCTTGATAATCGGGTGCCCATGTACCATAGTAGAAGTCATACTCACGTTTACGTTGGAATTCTAAACGGTTTTGCAATGGCACACTACGAATTGTTAACGTCAATCCAGGTAAGTTTTCTTGAATTTGTGCTTGTAAATATTCTGCTGTACGACCAGATAAGTCTACGTCTGAGACAAGCAATTCAAGAGATAATTTTTCAACACCTAATTCTTTTTTCGCTTGTTCCCAATCAGCTTTTGCTTTTTCTAAATTATATGGTAAAACTTGACCCGCTTCATCACGGTAATCACTACCTTTTTCATTCACATCAAAACCAGTTGGCACGAAACCATTGGCCGCTTTTGATCCATCTTGAATAACTGATGTAGCATATAACTCTTTATCAAATGCTTGCGAAATCGCACGACGTAATGCTGCATTACTTGTTGCTTCACGCGTATCATTAAACATAATATAGCCTAATGTTGCACGTGGAATAGTATTAAAGTCTTCTGCGCCTTGGTATTGTGATACAAATTGGTCAGATAAAATGGCATAATCTAACTCGCCTGCATCATACAAGTCAGCAGCTGTCCCAGTTTCTTTAACAACAGACACCAAGACTTCATCTAAATAGACATTTTCAACATCCCAATATTGTTTGTTTTTTGCTAAAGTCCACTCTAACTCGGTACCAGACCAGTTTGAAATCGTGAATGGTCCGTTTGTTACAATATTGTCGACCGACGTTCCATAGGCTTCACCTTTTTCTTCAACAAAAGCTTTTGAAACAGGCATAAAACGACTACCTGTCAATAATTTTGGTAAATAAGGTGCAGGGTATTCTAACGTGATTTCTAATGTTAAATCATCTAACGCTTTAACACCTAATTCAGATAATTCTTTCTCGCCTTTGCGAATTGCAGCAGCATTTTTAAAAATTTCAACTGATGATGAAGAGTTTAGACCATTTGGATCGACCAAACGTTGATAAGAGTACTCAAAATCAGCTGCAGTGACTGGTTCACCATTACTCCACTTTAAGCCTTCACGTAATTTAAAGGTGTAGACTAAACCATCTTCAGAAATATCAACACTTTCTGCTTGTCCTAACTCCACTTCCGTCCCAGTTGAGACACGGTATAATCCCTCAAATACTTGACCAATCATATCAGAACTAGGTGTGTCATTATAAACCGCTGAATCTAATGTCGCTAGCTCACCAATTGTCATAATTTTTAATTTTTGTTCAACAGATGGATCTAATTCCACTGCCTGCGCACTCGTTGTTACAGTGCCAACAGCTAATGATAATACAGCACTAGCTGCTAAAAAACTTTTTGCTATTTTTTTTAACATAAGTTTCTCTCTCCTATTTTTTATTAATATAAGATTAAGGCATCAATCTTAATGAGACCATCATAGCACGTTTACAATTGTAACTCAAGTGTAATGCTCACTGCTGCTAAAAACTTTTTTCAGTAATAATTACAGAAAATCACTGCTATTATCCTATTTATTTTTATTAACAATGTTAAGTAGCAAAGTCTAAACAGTGACTCAACAACCATAGTGTCATTTGATATTTATCATACTTATATTAAAAACATCTAAAAAAACGAATGAGCCTAAACTCATCCGTTCATTACTAGTCAAAGTATAATTCTGATTTATTATTTAGCCAACTATATAATAACCCGATGACTAAACCGCCACCAACATAGTTACCTAGAGTTGCAAAGAAGAAATTAGACATAACAGACGTAAAAGTCATGCCCTCTACCGGACCGCCATTAGCAAAAAATGCTAAGGCAAACGTTGAAAAGTTCGCTATGACGTGCTCAAAGCCTAAAAAGGCAAAGATAAAGATAATGAAAATCATTGACATAACTTTACCGGCATCATCTTTCATACGAATACTACAAAATACCGCTGTATTTACAATAACGTTAGCAAAAATCCCCTCGCAAAATTGTTGAACGGGTGTTTTTGCTAATTTGGCTGTAACGGCTTGGAAAAGAAAATGGTCAGCTGGTAAATCAGTATAAGCACCTGTTTTAGCGATAAAGAAACTTGCGATGACTGCTCCTACGGCATTAAATAAAATACAGGTAACCAAAATACGTAATGCTTTCGAGGTAGGGAGTATTTTACGATGAATAGCCATGGTCATATACATCATATTCGATGTTCCTAACTCCGCATTCATGTAAATAATCATAATCAATGACCAACTAAACATGAAGGAATAAGTAAATTTACCTAAACCCTCTACCATTAGATTTGATTTTTCTGCGATAAACGATGCAATAGATACACCCATTGTTAAAAACAAACAAGCTAACATCGCGCGCACCATATATCTTACCAAGCTGCAATCATGTAAATCAGCTTTCTTATTGATACTATTGGTGATACTTCCGATTAAACCGCGATTTTGTACTTCCAAGTTCGTCACTCCACTTCATAAGGTTAAATTAATATTCGCTTGCTATTAGTATAACATACTGCGTGATTGATAGTAATACCCATTTTCAAAAGTAAACGATTACGGCAAGATTTTTTTGAAACAAATTGAAATATCTTTAACTATCCAGTATCTTGTACTTAAATAGCTCAAAAATAAGCGTTGATTGAAATAAAGA
The genomic region above belongs to Aerococcaceae bacterium zg-1292 and contains:
- a CDS encoding peptide ABC transporter substrate-binding protein; translation: MLKKIAKSFLAASAVLSLAVGTVTTSAQAVELDPSVEQKLKIMTIGELATLDSAVYNDTPSSDMIGQVFEGLYRVSTGTEVELGQAESVDISEDGLVYTFKLREGLKWSNGEPVTAADFEYSYQRLVDPNGLNSSSSVEIFKNAAAIRKGEKELSELGVKALDDLTLEITLEYPAPYLPKLLTGSRFMPVSKAFVEEKGEAYGTSVDNIVTNGPFTISNWSGTELEWTLAKNKQYWDVENVYLDEVLVSVVKETGTAADLYDAGELDYAILSDQFVSQYQGAEDFNTIPRATLGYIMFNDTREATSNAALRRAISQAFDKELYATSVIQDGSKAANGFVPTGFDVNEKGSDYRDEAGQVLPYNLEKAKADWEQAKKELGVEKLSLELLVSDVDLSGRTAEYLQAQIQENLPGLTLTIRSVPLQNRLEFQRKREYDFYYGTWAPDYQDAMNFVEQLQTDGGINFAEYSNEEVDKLINQARNEYANDPAKRREALIAAEKIMVEEDAVVSALYQVSTSFLLSQDVKNFEIMPFGRTINLRTTYRTGE
- a CDS encoding formate/nitrite transporter family protein; amino-acid sequence: MEVQNRGLIGSITNSINKKADLHDCSLVRYMVRAMLACLFLTMGVSIASFIAEKSNLMVEGLGKFTYSFMFSWSLIMIIYMNAELGTSNMMYMTMAIHRKILPTSKALRILVTCILFNAVGAVIASFFIAKTGAYTDLPADHFLFQAVTAKLAKTPVQQFCEGIFANVIVNTAVFCSIRMKDDAGKVMSMIFIIFIFAFLGFEHVIANFSTFALAFFANGGPVEGMTFTSVMSNFFFATLGNYVGGGLVIGLLYSWLNNKSELYFD
- a CDS encoding helix-turn-helix domain-containing protein, whose protein sequence is MEVEIDNRIAEYRKEKGLSQHKLAKAVGLKRRSIMAYENKTISPTLETAYKICKVLDKNITDVFIFK
- a CDS encoding histidine kinase, producing MGMMFNQSEEIQQKVEAIFGNTDNFLITFKHNDAKSSLIKLLISNVFYTWDSSRSFILYFDTKGIHEKEISHTQAGNFLLMPWHEINAFNVRQKSHNAVIEFTHLGKKLAYEVPFEGKLCQDNAENFTRLQLSQWHQEE